The Mangrovibacillus cuniculi sequence GGATGGAACGTTACTATTATTGATCGAGAAGATAAAGGAAGGGCGACAGATGCTGCAGCAGGTATCATTTGTCCATGGCTTTCCCAACGCAGAAATAAGGCTTGGTACGCAATGGTAAAAGGGGGAGCAAAACATTACCCTGAGCTCGTTAACGAACTAGAAGCTTTGGGAATAGATGATATAGGGTATCAGAATGTAGGCACTCTCTGTCTACATGAGGATATGGATAAACTAGAAAAAATGGCAGAACGTGCACAGAAACGAAAAGAAGATGCACCGGAGATAGGAGATATCCACATATTTTCACCAATGGAAGTAAAAAAACGATTTCCTATTGTGAAAGAAACATATGGAGCCGTGTTTGTCTCTGGAGGCGCTCGGGTCGATGGGAGAAAAATGAGAGAAGCATTAATGAACGCTGCCAAAAAGCATGGAGCTATCGTGCTGTCAGGAGACGCCAAACTCAAACTAGGACTAAAAGGAACTTGGGAAGTCATTCTAGGAGATACAGTTCTCGAATCAGAAGATGTTATGGTTGCTGCTGGAGCGTGGGCTAGTCAGATAACTAATCAAATAGGTGTAAAGTTAGCGATCTCTCCTCAAAAAGCCCAAATTGTCCACAGTAATTTAGAGGGAGAGGATACATCCATGTGGCCTGTAGTTATGCCACCTGGCAATCAATATATGGTTACATTTGGTCCAAATCGCATCGTAACTGGTGCAACACATGAGGATGAGAAAGGCTTTGACAATCGACCTACTCTTGGTGCCCTTGAAGAAATTACCAGCAAAGCGCTAGCGGTCGCTCCTGGCCTTCAAGAGGCTACCTATGTGGAGACGAGAGTGGGATTCCGTCCTGTCGCACCGAATTTTCTACCGATTATAGGAGAGCTACCTGGAAAGAAGGGTATTCATTTAATAAATGGGTTAGGCGCATCCGGTTTGACTAGCGGTCCTTTCCTTGGGGCTGAGATGGCAAAAGCGCTGTCTAATGAAAAAACAGAGCTTGATTGGGACTTGTACAAAATCGAAAATGCACTGATAGAGTAATTTACCAACAGGTTATTCACATTCTGCTTGTTGGCCCATTTTTCTACTTCCCCAAGCACACATAGCATTTAACATTGGACGCATAGTTTCTCCTTCGCTTGTTAATGAGTACTCCACTCTTGGTGGCATTTCATCATAGACAGTGCGATGAATAATATGATCTGCTTCTAGCTCTCGTAAT is a genomic window containing:
- a CDS encoding NAD(P)/FAD-dependent oxidoreductase, whose amino-acid sequence is MKNIVIIGAGIVGASTAYELAKRGWNVTIIDREDKGRATDAAAGIICPWLSQRRNKAWYAMVKGGAKHYPELVNELEALGIDDIGYQNVGTLCLHEDMDKLEKMAERAQKRKEDAPEIGDIHIFSPMEVKKRFPIVKETYGAVFVSGGARVDGRKMREALMNAAKKHGAIVLSGDAKLKLGLKGTWEVILGDTVLESEDVMVAAGAWASQITNQIGVKLAISPQKAQIVHSNLEGEDTSMWPVVMPPGNQYMVTFGPNRIVTGATHEDEKGFDNRPTLGALEEITSKALAVAPGLQEATYVETRVGFRPVAPNFLPIIGELPGKKGIHLINGLGASGLTSGPFLGAEMAKALSNEKTELDWDLYKIENALIE
- a CDS encoding winged helix-turn-helix transcriptional regulator; translation: MTTTYHNPVEATLSVIGGKWKVVILCLLKETDTMRFSDLQRAIPDITKKMLSQQLRELEADHIIHRTVYDEMPPRVEYSLTSEGETMRPMLNAMCAWGSRKMGQQAECE